Proteins encoded together in one Terriglobia bacterium window:
- a CDS encoding tagaturonate epimerase family protein, which translates to MKFQFDTQEAAAVVDGIIHHTKGRAIDATTREQLVKHFGDLGLDTFRPYARSLAIDPVHPSNFYLAADVVNDGKATPLLLHMAVDPSSSGKLLAQPARHERVQVDGKEVLLSFIPFGSHDHETIRKFAEQVDRAFLPRPQRSEPAVAAGNRHPEISLPAVFDAYRTILNKLHVNMASTVQLSATREMTTEDALEQRDGENPVATGHTRVSIRHLYHTGLWAAIRSGWRDGYSAEADHFIVSGNSAEEVVQSVEMVKTAIRHAAGYTKFTTDTSRLFELQADSRHPDPWSHSAVSEKFQQVFSGDEQRWLRSEFSKPFKIGGRNYTFGEPEIIRLGVKFGQSLKLNEELYDYIIQAKSSAGLGTAFDFEPSIDEAETLTTAKELLFYMHWLKARGRAAQLCPPNLGFKKRQAYPVAMATSPADGVGLLDYCHHKMWPELPERVEKEFRGKPLDELAARVAELADVARSFDTTLSIHSGSGKQAEVLERIGKSTAGRVNYKISGELQLQLFDVLRSQPAASHWRKLYERMVMRANDFAATGAFGCESELAAKYTSLGLEYDLGEASRGRVDGNLFLVFWLGNLVGSRDVDSPDGDRRFFKEKIDELPEDLLAEVRRRNSRYVVWLAEHLQG; encoded by the coding sequence ATGAAATTTCAGTTCGATACTCAGGAAGCTGCCGCAGTCGTAGATGGAATCATCCATCACACTAAAGGTCGCGCCATCGATGCAACGACCCGTGAACAACTCGTGAAACACTTCGGAGATCTCGGTCTGGATACCTTCAGGCCCTACGCCCGGTCTCTCGCAATAGATCCCGTCCATCCGTCGAATTTTTACCTGGCGGCTGACGTCGTGAACGATGGTAAAGCCACTCCGCTGTTGCTGCACATGGCTGTTGACCCATCTTCGTCCGGCAAGCTTCTCGCTCAGCCCGCCCGCCATGAGCGCGTTCAGGTTGACGGGAAGGAAGTGCTGCTCAGCTTCATCCCTTTCGGCAGCCATGACCATGAAACCATCAGGAAGTTCGCCGAGCAGGTTGATCGGGCGTTTTTGCCGCGGCCGCAACGCTCCGAGCCCGCCGTAGCGGCTGGCAATCGCCATCCCGAAATCAGTTTGCCCGCTGTATTCGACGCCTACCGGACCATCCTGAACAAGCTGCACGTTAACATGGCCTCAACAGTGCAGCTCTCCGCGACTCGCGAGATGACCACTGAGGACGCCTTGGAACAGCGCGACGGCGAGAACCCTGTCGCGACCGGCCACACCCGCGTTTCTATTCGCCACCTGTACCACACCGGCCTGTGGGCCGCCATCCGTTCCGGCTGGCGCGACGGTTACAGCGCCGAGGCCGACCACTTCATCGTTTCCGGCAATAGCGCAGAAGAGGTCGTCCAGTCGGTCGAGATGGTCAAGACAGCCATTCGCCACGCAGCCGGCTACACCAAATTCACCACTGACACCTCGCGCCTCTTCGAACTCCAGGCTGATTCCCGGCATCCGGATCCGTGGAGCCATTCCGCCGTCAGTGAGAAATTTCAACAGGTGTTTTCCGGCGATGAACAGAGGTGGTTGCGCAGCGAGTTCTCAAAGCCATTCAAGATCGGCGGCAGGAATTACACATTCGGCGAACCGGAAATCATTCGTCTGGGCGTCAAGTTTGGCCAGAGCCTTAAGCTGAATGAAGAGCTCTATGATTACATCATTCAGGCAAAGTCCAGCGCCGGCTTGGGAACCGCGTTCGACTTTGAACCGTCCATCGACGAAGCCGAGACGCTGACGACCGCCAAAGAGCTCCTGTTTTATATGCACTGGCTGAAGGCGCGCGGCCGGGCCGCTCAGCTTTGCCCGCCGAACCTGGGATTCAAAAAACGCCAGGCTTATCCGGTTGCCATGGCCACTTCGCCGGCGGATGGCGTCGGCCTGCTGGATTATTGCCATCACAAAATGTGGCCGGAGCTTCCGGAGCGTGTCGAAAAGGAATTCCGCGGGAAGCCCCTTGACGAGCTGGCGGCACGCGTTGCGGAGCTGGCCGACGTGGCCAGGAGTTTCGACACCACACTCAGCATCCACTCCGGCAGCGGCAAGCAAGCCGAAGTCCTGGAGCGGATCGGGAAATCGACGGCGGGGCGTGTAAATTACAAAATCTCCGGCGAGCTTCAGTTGCAGCTTTTCGATGTGCTGCGAAGCCAGCCGGCGGCTTCCCACTGGCGAAAACTCTATGAGCGGATGGTGATGCGGGCCAACGATTTCGCCGCCACCGGAGCGTTTGGCTGTGAAAGCGAATTGGCAGCTAAATACACATCGTTGGGCCTTGAATACGACCTGGGTGAGGCATCACGCGGTCGCGTTGACGGCAATCTCTTCCTGGTTTTCTGGCTGGGGAACCTGGTGGGTAGTCGCGATGTGGATTCGCCGGACGGCGACCGGCGCTTTTTCAAAGAGAAAATCGACGAACTTCCGGAAGACCTTCTGGCGGAGGTGCGACGGCGCAACAGCAGGTACGTTGTCTGGCTGGCTGAGCACCTGCAAGGCTAA
- a CDS encoding lactate racemase domain-containing protein produces MVMGQGFADRHLTSEEISRTVQEGLATLAVDGKRVLIIIPDGTRTMPMPLMFDLFERELSLRVAALDYLVALGTHPLMDDKNLSKLVGREVVDGKVGKIRIFNHHWEKPETFATLGVIPAKETGEITGGVLEKDIPVRLNRMILDYDQIIICGPVFPHEVVGFSGGNKYFFPGIGGSEIINQTHWTGALMTNYKIIGAGYTPVRAIIDRAAGMIDRPAACFALVVTHGGFEGLYFGSAKEAWKAASELSARKHIIYVKKPFRRVLSVMPTLYDDLWTGAKGMYKMEPAVADGGEVVIYSPHITEVSYTHGRIIEEIGYHCRDYFLAQWDRFKDYPGSALAHSTHVKGLGKYDAATGKETPRIQVTLATGISKERCQRINLGYLDPASVNLEEWKGREDEGILLVPRAGEMLYRVEERVSKAA; encoded by the coding sequence ATGGTGATGGGACAGGGTTTTGCGGACCGCCATCTGACCAGCGAGGAAATAAGCCGGACTGTCCAGGAAGGTCTGGCCACGCTGGCTGTTGACGGTAAACGCGTGCTGATCATTATCCCGGACGGCACTCGCACGATGCCCATGCCGCTGATGTTCGATCTGTTTGAGCGTGAGTTGTCCCTGCGCGTGGCCGCGCTTGATTACCTGGTGGCGCTTGGGACGCATCCCTTGATGGATGACAAGAACCTCAGCAAGCTGGTGGGCCGCGAGGTGGTGGACGGAAAAGTTGGCAAAATCCGCATCTTCAATCACCACTGGGAGAAGCCGGAAACCTTCGCGACGCTTGGCGTGATTCCAGCAAAGGAAACAGGTGAGATCACCGGCGGCGTGCTCGAGAAGGACATTCCTGTCCGCCTGAACAGGATGATTCTGGACTATGACCAGATCATCATTTGCGGGCCGGTTTTCCCCCACGAAGTGGTTGGATTCTCGGGCGGCAACAAATACTTTTTCCCGGGCATCGGCGGATCGGAAATCATCAATCAGACCCACTGGACGGGCGCGCTGATGACCAACTACAAGATCATCGGCGCAGGCTATACGCCGGTGCGCGCCATCATTGACCGGGCTGCCGGGATGATTGACCGGCCCGCGGCGTGCTTTGCGCTGGTGGTAACCCACGGCGGCTTTGAGGGACTTTACTTTGGCTCAGCAAAGGAAGCCTGGAAAGCCGCGTCAGAGCTCTCGGCGCGCAAACACATCATCTACGTGAAGAAGCCTTTTCGGCGTGTCCTTTCTGTGATGCCGACGCTCTATGACGACCTGTGGACCGGCGCGAAAGGGATGTACAAGATGGAGCCCGCGGTAGCCGACGGCGGCGAAGTGGTGATCTATTCGCCCCACATCACCGAAGTCAGCTACACCCACGGCAGGATCATCGAGGAGATCGGCTACCATTGCCGCGATTACTTCCTGGCGCAGTGGGACAGGTTCAAGGACTATCCGGGCAGCGCGCTGGCGCATTCCACGCATGTCAAGGGGCTGGGGAAGTACGATGCCGCAACCGGCAAGGAGACACCGCGCATCCAGGTCACGCTGGCGACGGGGATATCCAAAGAGCGCTGCCAACGGATAAACCTCGGTTACCTCGATCCGGCAAGCGTCAACCTGGAGGAATGGAAAGGCAGGGAAGACGAAGGCATCCTGCTGGTGCCGCGCGCCGGCGAGATGCTTTACCGCGTGGAAGAAAGAGTTTCAAAAGCGGCGTAA
- a CDS encoding SDR family oxidoreductase produces MDLEQLRRMYDFTGQTVAITGGAGILGGEIAQALVGCGANVAILDLNLDPAKDILERMGPRARQTFTVKTNVLDADNLRQASTAVLEKFGGVDCLVNAAGGNKPQATTSADLAFFDLPADALRWVFDLNIIGTVLPSQVFGKVMAEKGRGTILNISSMNAFRPLTRIPAYSAAKAGVSNFTQWLAVHLAQLYSPKIRVNAIAPGFFLTQQNRFLLTDEKSGALTARGKAIIDHTPMARFGSPEDLFGAVLWLLSPASAFVTGVIVPIDGGFSAYSGV; encoded by the coding sequence ATGGACTTGGAGCAACTGAGGCGGATGTATGACTTTACCGGACAAACGGTCGCCATCACCGGAGGAGCGGGAATACTGGGGGGCGAGATCGCGCAGGCGCTTGTGGGATGCGGCGCCAACGTGGCGATTCTGGATCTGAATCTTGATCCGGCCAAGGACATCCTTGAGAGGATGGGCCCGCGCGCGCGCCAGACGTTCACGGTAAAGACCAACGTCCTGGACGCAGACAACCTGCGCCAGGCCTCGACAGCCGTGCTGGAGAAGTTCGGCGGGGTCGATTGCCTGGTGAATGCAGCCGGGGGCAATAAGCCCCAGGCAACCACCAGCGCGGATCTCGCGTTTTTTGATCTGCCCGCCGACGCCCTGCGATGGGTCTTCGATCTCAACATCATCGGGACCGTCCTTCCCTCGCAAGTATTCGGCAAAGTCATGGCGGAGAAAGGCCGCGGAACCATCCTCAACATATCCTCCATGAATGCTTTCCGCCCGCTGACGCGCATACCGGCCTACTCGGCCGCGAAGGCGGGCGTCAGCAATTTTACGCAATGGCTGGCAGTGCACCTGGCGCAGTTATACTCGCCAAAAATTCGGGTGAACGCCATCGCGCCGGGTTTCTTCCTGACTCAGCAGAACAGGTTTCTTCTCACCGATGAGAAGTCGGGTGCGTTGACCGCGCGTGGCAAGGCAATTATTGACCATACGCCCATGGCCCGTTTTGGCAGTCCGGAAGACCTGTTTGGGGCCGTCTTGTGGCTATTGTCGCCCGCGTCGGCGTTTGTGACGGGGGTCATTGTGCCAATCGACGGCGGTTTTTCGGCGTATAGTGGAGTATAG
- a CDS encoding glucose 1-dehydrogenase codes for MSYYKGLSLEGKCALVFGGTSGLGKAIAMGFAEAGADVAAVGRRAQEVQRTAREIEAAGRRTFEMTGDVTDRDQIQAVIRRMLDEMGRIDILVNSAGVTKRVPSFDVEDSLWKEIMEINLKGVWNTCQMAGRVMRDQHYGRIINVASIASFVSAHEVAPYAASKGGVVQITRCLAAEWAKHNIRVNAIAPGVFETDLNRDIINRPERKASIFAHTPMKRFGQVEEIKGAAIFLASDSASFVTGASIPVDGGFLAQGIGE; via the coding sequence TTGTCTTACTACAAAGGACTGAGTCTCGAGGGAAAGTGCGCTCTGGTATTTGGTGGAACCAGCGGGCTGGGCAAGGCTATCGCCATGGGTTTCGCCGAAGCCGGCGCCGATGTCGCCGCAGTGGGGCGCCGGGCTCAAGAAGTCCAGAGAACCGCGCGGGAAATCGAGGCGGCGGGAAGAAGAACCTTCGAGATGACCGGTGATGTGACTGACCGCGACCAGATTCAGGCGGTGATCCGCCGGATGCTGGACGAAATGGGCCGGATCGACATACTTGTAAATTCCGCCGGAGTGACGAAGCGGGTCCCGTCGTTTGACGTGGAAGACAGCCTGTGGAAAGAGATCATGGAAATCAATCTGAAGGGAGTCTGGAACACCTGCCAGATGGCCGGCCGGGTCATGAGAGATCAGCATTATGGGCGCATTATCAATGTCGCCTCGATCGCCTCCTTCGTCAGCGCGCACGAGGTTGCTCCCTACGCAGCCAGTAAGGGTGGAGTGGTTCAGATCACGCGCTGCCTGGCGGCGGAATGGGCCAAACACAACATCAGAGTCAACGCCATCGCGCCGGGCGTCTTTGAAACCGACCTCAACCGCGACATCATCAACCGGCCCGAAAGGAAGGCATCGATCTTTGCACACACGCCGATGAAGCGTTTTGGACAGGTGGAGGAAATAAAAGGCGCGGCCATCTTTCTGGCCTCAGATAGTGCAAGCTTCGTCACCGGAGCTTCCATTCCGGTCGATGGCGGCTTTCTGGCGCAGGGCATTGGCGAGTAG